A genome region from Streptomyces antimycoticus includes the following:
- a CDS encoding flavin reductase family protein, with protein MADQVQGLDAAAFRSALARFPSGVTIVTTRSAGGTPHGFTASSFAALSLDPPLVLVCLDQGADCFPAFIAAEQFVVNIVTPAHAKLAMRFATKGEDKFAHGSFESDEGGHPILPDAAAVIRCELEQAVPGGDHVILIGRVHDARIGSGKPVMWYRGDFLYLGQSVT; from the coding sequence ATGGCTGACCAAGTCCAAGGGCTGGACGCGGCTGCCTTCCGTTCGGCGTTGGCCCGCTTCCCTTCCGGCGTGACGATCGTGACGACCCGAAGCGCCGGGGGCACGCCGCATGGGTTCACCGCGAGTTCCTTCGCGGCGCTGTCGCTTGATCCACCACTTGTTCTCGTTTGTCTGGACCAAGGAGCGGACTGCTTCCCAGCTTTCATAGCGGCTGAGCAGTTCGTCGTGAACATCGTGACGCCCGCGCATGCGAAGTTGGCCATGAGGTTCGCCACCAAGGGCGAGGACAAGTTCGCACACGGGAGCTTCGAGTCCGACGAGGGCGGACACCCGATACTGCCCGACGCCGCAGCGGTCATCCGCTGCGAGCTGGAGCAAGCCGTACCCGGCGGAGATCACGTCATTCTCATCGGCCGTGTGCACGACGCACGCATAGGTAGCGGCAAGCCGGTGATGTGGTACCGCGGTGATTTCCTCTACCTCGGGCAGAGCGTTACATGA
- a CDS encoding enoyl-CoA hydratase/isomerase family protein, producing the protein MTDLYNHGTGDILTERHDNGTLLITINRPDRYNALTLPMFEEMNQIWADVERDDQTRVVVITGAGKAFCTGMDVAQPDPTPEEALAMLETERKRVATVLRIEKPIISAINGPAVGYGLSTALLADISIAADDAVLMEGHTKVGVTAGDHAALIWPLLVGMAKTKYYVLTSEKLTGAEAERIGLVSMSVPREQVLPRALEVASQLARGSQQALRFTKRALNAWLTNAVPQHELSAALEILDFAGADYAEARQAFREKRPVDFPSARTAGGPAN; encoded by the coding sequence ATGACCGACCTCTACAACCACGGCACCGGCGACATCCTCACCGAACGCCACGACAACGGCACCCTCCTGATCACGATCAACCGGCCCGACCGGTACAACGCGCTCACTTTGCCGATGTTCGAGGAGATGAACCAGATCTGGGCCGACGTCGAGCGCGACGATCAGACCCGGGTCGTCGTCATCACCGGGGCCGGCAAAGCCTTCTGTACCGGGATGGACGTCGCTCAGCCCGATCCCACGCCCGAGGAAGCGCTCGCGATGCTGGAGACCGAACGCAAGCGGGTGGCAACGGTATTGCGCATCGAGAAGCCGATCATCTCCGCGATCAACGGCCCCGCGGTCGGCTACGGGCTGTCGACCGCGCTTCTCGCCGACATCAGCATCGCCGCGGACGACGCGGTGCTGATGGAGGGCCACACCAAGGTCGGCGTGACCGCCGGCGACCACGCCGCACTCATCTGGCCGTTGCTTGTCGGCATGGCCAAGACCAAGTACTACGTGCTCACCTCCGAGAAGCTGACGGGCGCCGAGGCCGAGCGGATCGGGCTCGTGAGCATGTCCGTTCCCCGCGAGCAGGTGCTGCCCCGCGCCCTCGAGGTCGCATCCCAGCTGGCCCGCGGTTCCCAGCAGGCGCTCCGTTTCACCAAGCGTGCGCTCAATGCCTGGCTCACCAACGCGGTGCCTCAGCACGAGCTGTCCGCGGCACTCGAGATCCTCGACTTCGCCGGTGCCGACTACGCCGAAGCACGCCAGGCATTCCGGGAGAAGCGCCCCGTGGACTTCCCCTCCGCTCGCACCGCCGGCGGACCGGCGAATTAA
- a CDS encoding flavin reductase family protein has protein sequence MVDQFQGLDPAAFRSTLARFPSGVTIVTTRSASGTLHGFTASSFAALSLDPPLVLVCLDRGANCSPAFMAAERFIVNIVTPAHAELAIKFATKGENKFAYGAFEFDERGHPLLPDAAAVIRCELEQAVPGGDHVILIGRVHDARTGSGKPVTWYRGDFLHLGESAA, from the coding sequence ATGGTTGATCAATTTCAAGGGCTGGACCCGGCCGCCTTCCGCTCGACGTTGGCCCGCTTCCCTTCAGGCGTGACGATCGTGACGACGCGAAGCGCGTCAGGCACGCTCCACGGGTTCACCGCGAGTTCCTTCGCGGCGCTGTCGCTCGATCCGCCGCTCGTCCTGGTGTGCCTGGACCGAGGAGCGAACTGCTCTCCCGCCTTCATGGCAGCTGAGCGGTTCATCGTCAACATCGTGACACCCGCACACGCCGAGTTGGCGATCAAGTTCGCGACAAAAGGTGAAAACAAGTTCGCGTACGGAGCCTTCGAATTCGATGAGAGGGGTCACCCGCTACTGCCCGATGCAGCGGCAGTCATCCGTTGCGAACTGGAGCAAGCCGTACCCGGCGGAGATCACGTGATCCTCATCGGCCGTGTACACGACGCGCGGACAGGTAGCGGCAAGCCGGTGACGTGGTACCGAGGTGACTTCCTGCACCTCGGGGAGAGTGCCGCATGA
- a CDS encoding LLM class flavin-dependent oxidoreductase, with amino-acid sequence MDFILMTEGDTPVGLTHEHRYRELVEEVLLAERVGFDAFGSSEQHVALGTASVSAPEVLYPYLMALTSRIRFIHLVTLLPTRMNHALRVAERVATEDILSNGRVELGTGRGNTTLALRAFEVDPSENKSQWREGVELIRRAFLDDPFSYVGEHYKIPPRSLVPKPLQTPYPPISAAAGSPSSVETAATMGIGAIMGGLYLGFDLVENMVKLYDKTLAATDHPHPITPRKMVAISGGMHCAETTAQARTEAKPLFEMAKLSTDAYERLSKLSQDYAYMGAVKDIDFDDQEYMFERSQGFMVGDPDHCIEHVQRYADMGVDALVLRVDSLPHHQLLRSIELFGKYVIPHFKNPRNVIRPATDVLADIRAARPAHQEALHQFHSQHNPTHHKETSR; translated from the coding sequence ATGGACTTCATCCTCATGACCGAGGGGGACACCCCGGTCGGGCTCACGCATGAGCACCGCTACCGGGAACTGGTCGAGGAGGTACTGCTCGCCGAGCGCGTCGGCTTCGATGCCTTCGGCAGTTCCGAGCAGCACGTCGCCCTCGGGACGGCCTCGGTCTCCGCTCCGGAGGTGCTCTACCCGTACCTGATGGCTCTCACCAGCCGGATCCGCTTCATCCACCTCGTGACACTGCTGCCGACACGGATGAACCACGCACTGCGCGTGGCCGAGCGCGTCGCGACCGAGGACATCCTCTCCAACGGCCGCGTCGAACTCGGCACCGGACGCGGCAACACCACCCTCGCCCTGCGCGCCTTCGAAGTCGACCCGTCCGAGAACAAGTCCCAGTGGCGAGAAGGCGTCGAACTCATCCGCCGCGCCTTCCTCGACGACCCGTTCTCCTACGTGGGCGAGCACTACAAGATCCCACCCCGCAGCCTGGTCCCCAAGCCCCTCCAAACGCCCTACCCGCCCATCTCAGCCGCCGCCGGCAGCCCCAGCTCGGTCGAGACCGCGGCCACCATGGGCATCGGCGCCATCATGGGCGGCCTCTACCTCGGATTCGACCTCGTCGAGAACATGGTCAAGCTCTACGACAAAACACTCGCCGCCACCGACCACCCCCACCCGATCACACCACGCAAGATGGTCGCCATCTCAGGCGGCATGCACTGCGCCGAGACAACAGCACAGGCCCGCACCGAAGCCAAACCCCTCTTCGAGATGGCCAAACTCTCCACCGACGCCTACGAACGCCTGTCCAAGCTCTCACAGGACTACGCCTACATGGGCGCCGTCAAAGACATCGACTTCGACGACCAGGAGTACATGTTCGAACGCTCCCAAGGCTTCATGGTCGGCGACCCCGACCACTGCATCGAACACGTACAGCGATACGCCGACATGGGCGTCGACGCACTCGTCCTACGCGTCGACAGCCTCCCCCACCACCAGCTCCTGCGCTCGATCGAACTCTTCGGCAAATACGTCATCCCCCACTTCAAAAACCCCCGCAACGTCATCCGCCCCGCCACCGACGTACTCGCCGACATCCGCGCCGCACGCCCCGCCCACCAAGAAGCACTCCACCAGTTCCACTCCCAGCACAACCCCACACACCACAAGGAGACCAGCCGATGA
- a CDS encoding sodium:solute symporter family transporter: MTVHILSAAVLDPIGSDARGPVIVAFLVFIGLSLLWLFTLASSQEHEPERLYIADRSLSPVFNGFAMAGEQITVVTLLVTSGFIALYGYDGFSIAIDLMLALGVLLLLAQKIRDSGFYTLGDLFSLRAAGRTSRTAAALVTLAITIPLLMVQLRATGISVALLIGRSTHGTQVVCTVLMGLLVGFFAVVADLRGTSFMQVVKVVVTLITLSLITLLALSRFGWNPGYLLSAAAEKSTSPNGYLRPGLWPRTANLGSLNVIGEHIVVILGTAVLPNLILRVSASRTGRSARRSMSIASGLGAAFVVLLSAAGFAAAAVVGGDVIRAVDDVGQGSPILLASEVLPHGSVARVALITAMAAVAFLAALTTVSSVAFAAAVTFARDVFAQGKGPRTRTGEARVLRLALVVLVAVSLSLSTAISRYPVESLVIFALCVAASGVFPALIYTFFWPKFNRRGFSGPSMGDCCCPSCSRSPHPSSPVPRTHYGRN, from the coding sequence GTGACCGTGCACATCTTGAGCGCAGCTGTACTCGACCCGATCGGTTCCGACGCCAGAGGCCCCGTGATCGTCGCCTTCCTGGTATTCATCGGGCTGTCTCTCCTGTGGCTTTTCACGCTTGCCTCGAGTCAGGAACACGAGCCGGAAAGGCTCTACATCGCGGACCGGTCACTCTCTCCGGTCTTCAACGGGTTCGCCATGGCGGGCGAGCAGATCACGGTCGTCACCCTGTTGGTGACGTCCGGGTTTATCGCTCTGTACGGCTACGACGGGTTCAGCATCGCCATCGACCTCATGCTCGCCCTCGGCGTACTGCTGCTCCTTGCGCAAAAAATACGCGACAGCGGATTTTACACTCTCGGTGACCTCTTCTCCCTGCGTGCCGCGGGGCGCACGTCGCGGACTGCCGCGGCCCTGGTGACACTTGCGATCACCATTCCCCTCCTCATGGTCCAACTGCGGGCTACCGGCATCAGCGTGGCCCTCCTGATCGGCCGGTCGACCCATGGAACCCAAGTGGTCTGCACGGTGCTGATGGGGCTTCTCGTCGGCTTTTTCGCCGTCGTGGCAGATCTGCGAGGCACCAGCTTCATGCAGGTCGTCAAGGTGGTCGTCACCCTGATCACGCTTTCGCTGATCACGCTGCTGGCCCTCAGCAGATTCGGGTGGAACCCTGGGTATCTGCTCTCCGCGGCGGCGGAGAAGAGTACGTCGCCGAACGGATATCTGCGCCCCGGGCTCTGGCCGCGCACCGCGAACCTCGGATCGCTCAACGTGATCGGCGAACACATCGTCGTCATCCTCGGTACGGCCGTGCTGCCGAACCTGATCCTGCGTGTCAGTGCCTCCCGCACCGGGCGCTCGGCACGACGATCCATGAGCATTGCCTCGGGACTGGGCGCTGCCTTTGTCGTCCTCCTGAGCGCGGCGGGCTTCGCGGCCGCGGCCGTGGTGGGAGGCGACGTCATTCGAGCGGTTGACGACGTTGGGCAGGGGTCCCCGATTCTGCTGGCATCGGAAGTACTCCCGCACGGCTCAGTGGCGCGCGTCGCGCTCATCACGGCCATGGCGGCCGTGGCTTTCCTCGCCGCACTCACGACCGTGTCAAGTGTGGCCTTCGCTGCCGCTGTCACCTTCGCGCGTGATGTGTTCGCTCAGGGCAAGGGCCCGCGCACCCGAACCGGAGAAGCGCGAGTACTGCGCCTGGCCCTCGTCGTCCTGGTCGCCGTGAGCCTGTCGCTGTCCACAGCCATCAGCCGGTATCCGGTCGAGTCCCTGGTCATCTTCGCTCTCTGCGTTGCGGCCTCGGGTGTATTCCCGGCGCTGATCTACACTTTCTTCTGGCCCAAGTTCAATCGCCGGGGCTTCTCTGGTCCGTCTATGGGGGACTGCTGCTGTCCCTCGTGCTCACGGTCTCCTCACCCGTCGTCACCGGTACCAAGAACTCACTATGGCCGGAATTGA
- a CDS encoding TetR/AcrR family transcriptional regulator — MLIKVAGELFNERAFDAVTTEMIGARAGVTGPALYRHFPSKQALLIAVLEDPLDELLAHARKTAAEVTDPRKALEEMIDYHVKRSLQNVPSTLVFLKNEHNVPEDERHRMRRMMRLYAEEWSGLVTRLRPDLSDAQTRVLTHAVFSMINSVPQFNSGLDPDIVATTIRTAAINALLIPADAI, encoded by the coding sequence GTGCTGATCAAGGTTGCCGGAGAGTTGTTCAACGAGCGTGCCTTCGATGCGGTCACCACTGAGATGATCGGCGCGCGTGCCGGTGTGACCGGCCCCGCGCTCTACCGGCACTTCCCGAGCAAGCAGGCGTTGCTGATCGCCGTGCTCGAGGATCCGCTGGACGAACTGCTGGCTCATGCCCGCAAGACGGCAGCCGAGGTGACGGATCCACGCAAGGCACTCGAGGAGATGATCGATTACCACGTCAAACGCAGTCTCCAGAACGTTCCGTCCACGCTGGTGTTCCTGAAGAACGAACACAACGTCCCCGAGGACGAACGCCATCGTATGCGACGCATGATGCGCCTCTACGCCGAAGAGTGGAGCGGACTGGTCACCCGGCTGCGGCCCGACCTGTCAGACGCGCAGACCCGCGTTCTCACACACGCCGTCTTCTCGATGATCAACTCGGTACCCCAGTTCAACAGCGGCCTCGATCCCGACATCGTCGCGACGACCATCCGCACCGCCGCGATCAACGCGCTGCTCATCCCCGCGGACGCGATCTGA
- a CDS encoding MFS transporter: MTTAQHSEKTISLRSARRASLAGGVGTLIEYYDFSVYGFLTLTIGPLFFPSDNPTTSTLSALAVFASSYLIRPLGGWFFSRLGDRRGRRTALVATIVMMGAACGVMGLLPTYGQMGVVATIAIIVVRLAQGFAAGGEIGGAATYIAELAPPGKRGFYGSTVSMGSTLGFAVAAGVVGLVRLLVPADQMATWGWRIPFLLSLVLTVVCLQARLRVEESPQFQELKEKAAIVRSPMLAALRSHPLSVARVAGLAIAFNGTGYFGVAYFAIFLQEEGFSATGVAWTSALCIALATFTYPWAGKLTDRYDRKPILLASYIIFAVIAWPVFALLIAATNLWAVGAVYLVFMFFTGWAQVPTWPLATELFPASVRYSGIAIGYNLGVIIGGITPLVAAALVAGTGSRTSPVYWILAVALIGVITVVRLPKTASKPLPA; the protein is encoded by the coding sequence ATGACGACGGCACAACACTCCGAAAAGACGATCAGCTTGAGGTCCGCCCGGCGTGCATCGCTGGCCGGCGGCGTCGGGACACTGATCGAGTACTACGACTTCAGTGTCTATGGGTTTCTGACGCTCACTATCGGACCGTTGTTCTTCCCCAGCGACAATCCGACGACCTCAACCCTGTCCGCGCTCGCGGTGTTCGCGTCGTCCTACCTCATCCGTCCGCTCGGTGGCTGGTTCTTCAGTCGCCTCGGCGACCGCCGCGGCCGCCGGACAGCCCTCGTCGCGACGATTGTGATGATGGGGGCGGCGTGCGGCGTGATGGGTCTGCTGCCCACCTACGGACAGATGGGAGTCGTCGCGACGATCGCTATCATCGTCGTGCGACTCGCCCAAGGGTTCGCTGCCGGTGGTGAGATCGGTGGCGCTGCCACCTACATCGCCGAGCTGGCGCCGCCCGGCAAGCGGGGTTTCTACGGGTCGACGGTCTCCATGGGGTCCACTCTCGGGTTCGCCGTGGCCGCTGGCGTCGTAGGACTGGTCCGTCTGCTGGTTCCGGCCGACCAGATGGCAACGTGGGGCTGGCGGATTCCGTTCCTCCTCTCGTTGGTCCTCACTGTGGTGTGTCTGCAGGCTCGGCTGCGGGTCGAGGAGTCGCCTCAATTCCAAGAGCTGAAGGAGAAGGCCGCGATCGTACGCAGTCCGATGCTGGCCGCTCTGCGTAGCCACCCGCTGTCGGTTGCCCGCGTGGCGGGCCTGGCTATCGCGTTCAACGGCACCGGCTACTTCGGCGTTGCCTACTTCGCCATCTTCCTGCAGGAGGAAGGATTCTCCGCCACAGGCGTCGCCTGGACCTCAGCGTTGTGCATCGCCCTGGCCACCTTCACCTATCCATGGGCGGGCAAGTTGACGGATCGCTACGACCGCAAGCCCATCCTGCTGGCGTCCTACATCATCTTCGCCGTCATCGCTTGGCCGGTCTTCGCACTCCTCATCGCGGCAACCAACCTCTGGGCCGTCGGGGCCGTCTATCTGGTCTTCATGTTCTTCACCGGGTGGGCGCAGGTACCTACGTGGCCGTTGGCCACGGAGCTGTTTCCGGCAAGCGTGCGCTACTCAGGCATCGCGATCGGCTACAACCTGGGCGTGATCATCGGCGGCATCACGCCACTCGTCGCCGCTGCCCTCGTGGCCGGCACCGGAAGCAGAACCAGCCCCGTCTACTGGATCCTCGCCGTAGCGCTCATCGGAGTGATCACCGTCGTGCGACTGCCGAAGACCGCGTCGAAGCCGCTACCCGCCTAA
- a CDS encoding creatininase family protein — MSELRIERLTSPDIASAIASGMRTAVLPLGATEQHGAHLPMSVDSDHADRLGVLVAERLGDALVLPTVRIGCSSHHLGFAGTLSVQAETLEAICADCCASLAAHGFRRVLIFSAHIGNYPVLGDIEPKLAARLPSDLDVIAFADSAAVLRAWRDTAQRVAGLADHVGGHADVAESSIMLAVRPDAVRNDRAAAGFTGSMDDALLARVFTDGVKAVAPSGVLGDPRGMSSELGFACLTAVADLLAEHARARYRPLT, encoded by the coding sequence GTGAGCGAGTTGCGGATTGAGCGTTTGACCTCGCCCGACATCGCGAGCGCCATCGCGAGCGGTATGCGTACGGCGGTCTTGCCGCTGGGCGCCACGGAGCAGCACGGCGCGCACCTGCCGATGTCGGTCGACAGTGATCACGCCGATCGACTAGGTGTTCTTGTCGCCGAGCGGCTTGGCGACGCGCTCGTGCTACCGACGGTGCGGATCGGCTGCTCGTCGCACCACCTCGGCTTCGCCGGAACGCTTTCGGTGCAGGCCGAGACACTCGAGGCGATCTGCGCCGACTGCTGCGCGAGCCTTGCTGCGCACGGCTTCCGCCGGGTGCTGATCTTTTCGGCGCATATCGGCAACTACCCGGTGCTCGGTGACATCGAGCCGAAGCTGGCCGCGCGGCTCCCCTCCGACCTGGATGTCATCGCGTTCGCGGACTCGGCAGCGGTCCTCCGCGCGTGGCGCGATACTGCTCAACGCGTCGCCGGCCTCGCCGACCACGTCGGAGGACATGCCGACGTCGCCGAAAGTTCGATCATGCTAGCCGTGCGGCCGGACGCCGTGAGGAACGATCGCGCCGCCGCGGGTTTCACCGGGTCCATGGATGACGCGTTGCTGGCCCGCGTATTCACTGACGGTGTCAAGGCAGTCGCCCCCAGCGGGGTGCTCGGTGATCCGCGCGGCATGTCGTCTGAGCTTGGCTTCGCCTGTCTGACCGCGGTGGCCGACCTGCTTGCGGAGCACGCAAGGGCACGTTATCGGCCGCTCACCTAG
- a CDS encoding VOC family protein, whose translation MSDSVEFDLVKIGNVLHPVADIDAAVRFYTDTFGLATKFVDGDRYAALDAGSTTLALTGPAEDVTGGVPAASFKVPDVTSALTALVQGGGSVVREPEQGPHEVRAVARDPWGNTVVIYGPR comes from the coding sequence GTGAGTGATTCCGTGGAGTTCGACCTCGTGAAGATCGGGAACGTGCTGCACCCGGTGGCCGACATCGACGCCGCCGTGCGCTTCTACACCGACACCTTCGGCCTGGCCACCAAGTTCGTCGACGGCGACCGCTACGCCGCCCTCGACGCCGGCAGCACCACGTTGGCCCTGACCGGCCCGGCCGAGGACGTCACCGGTGGGGTGCCCGCGGCGTCGTTCAAGGTCCCCGATGTGACCTCGGCGCTCACCGCCCTCGTACAAGGCGGCGGATCCGTGGTCCGGGAGCCCGAGCAGGGCCCGCACGAGGTCCGGGCCGTGGCCCGGGACCCATGGGGCAACACCGTAGTGATCTACGGACCGCGGTAG
- a CDS encoding AMP-dependent synthetase/ligase, which yields MDLMNFEPIRTHPQLLLDRARSEPNIVALRHWRDGVVHAITWRTYRDRVREIALGLVEHGVQHGDRVAVMSSARPEWAFAALAVQSVGGVVVGVYPTNSPAEIEQILAHSEAVAFMGETATELNKVAEIAARAPKLRLVVGMDTAPPALPEATTGTTWEELRTEGARHPSVVSDRLVEMVAATTLDDPAVLFYTSGSTGAPKGVTHSHRTLQHSVQTVVGLYPELDSREHDIVGFLPLAHVAPALLLIFTPLLSRLVVTYCRIEDYEDALRTVRPTALLWPPRFYEKVAGDLIARTQAWPRVRRYAYKGAMWVGRRMAERRWSSGQPSVLLRIAYTTVLHRVFLPLRASVGLDRLRVAFTASAATPENVIALWQIWGLDLRESYGLTETAGCPVAHFDQKFPRPGYIGREFSDPRFQVEVAHDGEMLVRAPLLFREYWRNPEETDAVLRDGRFRTGDLIERTAHGEIRLIGRKKDLIITSGGKTINPQPIETRLTESSLISEAIVVGDARKCLTVLLEPSAQAKALTTTALSERLRAELGRVNTDLARAQQLKDFRVLPRPLEAERGERTANGKVKRNAVVSSFATLIDEMYGGNDDTVIANHLR from the coding sequence ATGGATCTGATGAATTTTGAACCGATCCGGACGCATCCGCAGCTGTTGCTTGATCGTGCGCGCTCCGAGCCCAACATCGTTGCGCTGCGCCACTGGCGCGATGGGGTTGTGCACGCGATCACGTGGCGGACGTACCGAGACCGAGTACGCGAGATCGCGCTCGGCCTTGTCGAGCACGGCGTGCAGCACGGTGATCGCGTCGCGGTGATGAGCAGCGCACGCCCGGAATGGGCCTTCGCCGCACTGGCCGTGCAGAGTGTCGGCGGCGTGGTGGTCGGCGTCTACCCGACCAACTCGCCTGCCGAGATCGAACAGATCCTGGCGCACAGCGAGGCAGTGGCCTTTATGGGCGAGACAGCCACGGAGCTCAACAAGGTGGCGGAGATCGCAGCCCGCGCACCGAAGCTGCGGCTCGTCGTCGGCATGGACACCGCCCCGCCGGCGCTACCTGAGGCAACCACCGGGACAACGTGGGAGGAGCTGCGCACAGAAGGAGCGCGGCATCCAAGCGTCGTATCCGACCGTCTGGTCGAGATGGTCGCTGCCACGACACTCGACGACCCCGCCGTTCTCTTCTACACGTCGGGCTCCACAGGGGCTCCGAAAGGCGTCACGCACTCGCACCGTACGCTTCAGCACTCGGTCCAGACCGTCGTCGGCCTCTATCCGGAACTCGACAGCCGTGAGCACGACATCGTCGGCTTCCTGCCGCTGGCCCACGTGGCGCCGGCGCTGCTGCTGATCTTCACTCCGCTGCTCTCACGTCTCGTGGTGACGTACTGCCGCATCGAGGACTACGAGGACGCGTTGCGCACCGTGCGACCGACGGCACTGCTGTGGCCCCCGCGCTTCTACGAGAAGGTCGCCGGCGATCTGATCGCACGAACGCAGGCTTGGCCCCGGGTGCGCCGGTACGCCTACAAAGGCGCGATGTGGGTCGGTCGCCGAATGGCCGAGCGCCGTTGGTCCAGTGGTCAGCCCTCGGTATTGCTGCGGATCGCATACACCACTGTGCTCCACCGCGTCTTCCTGCCGTTGCGGGCAAGCGTCGGATTGGACCGCCTTCGCGTCGCTTTCACCGCCTCTGCCGCGACGCCCGAGAACGTCATTGCGCTGTGGCAGATCTGGGGGCTGGATCTACGCGAAAGCTATGGCCTCACCGAAACAGCCGGCTGCCCCGTCGCTCATTTCGACCAGAAGTTTCCTCGCCCGGGATATATCGGTCGCGAATTCTCGGACCCACGCTTCCAGGTCGAGGTCGCACATGATGGTGAGATGCTGGTCCGCGCACCACTGCTGTTCCGCGAATACTGGCGCAACCCGGAAGAGACTGATGCCGTTCTGCGGGACGGTCGGTTCCGTACCGGCGACCTGATTGAGCGTACCGCGCACGGTGAGATCCGCCTCATCGGCCGAAAGAAGGACCTGATCATCACCAGCGGCGGCAAAACGATCAATCCGCAGCCGATCGAAACCCGGCTGACGGAGAGCTCGCTGATCAGCGAAGCGATCGTCGTGGGCGACGCGCGCAAGTGCCTCACCGTGCTACTCGAGCCGAGCGCACAGGCCAAGGCGCTGACTACGACGGCGCTGTCCGAACGCCTGCGAGCTGAGCTCGGGCGAGTCAACACGGACCTCGCACGCGCCCAACAGCTGAAGGACTTCCGTGTGCTGCCTCGGCCCCTCGAGGCCGAACGCGGTGAGCGGACCGCGAACGGCAAGGTCAAGCGGAACGCGGTAGTGAGTTCATTCGCCACGTTGATCGATGAAATGTACGGCGGGAATGACGACACAGTGATCGCGAACCACCTAAGGTAG
- a CDS encoding enoyl-CoA hydratase/isomerase family protein: protein MSIASHNTAPSAVHASDEVDGVVVLTLNHPPANALSNSLVSELTTTLETLADGPGTPAVVLTGAGERFFCAGGDIKEAIGFGADSMVERMASFHALLCALEDFARPLVCAVNGWCVGGGIEMALFADMVYASTEARFVFPEINHGMLPAVKGITRVRGVLGDRAARRLLLSGEPLDAFDAETMGIVDQVVEQDDLLTIAMAYARAAAAKPPAVFAALKRALHSGTSRWPVEEQLRVTVADARTVFNDPAARAAREGYHG, encoded by the coding sequence ATGAGCATTGCCTCGCACAACACAGCGCCCAGCGCTGTGCACGCGTCCGACGAAGTGGACGGCGTGGTTGTACTCACCCTGAACCACCCGCCGGCGAACGCGCTCAGCAATTCGCTCGTCAGCGAGCTGACAACGACGCTGGAAACCCTTGCCGACGGCCCCGGCACCCCCGCAGTGGTCTTGACGGGAGCTGGTGAGCGCTTCTTCTGCGCGGGTGGCGACATCAAGGAAGCCATCGGCTTCGGCGCCGATTCGATGGTCGAACGGATGGCGTCGTTTCACGCGCTGCTCTGCGCACTGGAGGACTTTGCCCGGCCGCTGGTGTGTGCGGTCAACGGCTGGTGCGTCGGTGGTGGCATCGAAATGGCACTGTTCGCTGACATGGTGTACGCGTCGACTGAGGCGCGTTTCGTCTTCCCGGAGATCAACCACGGGATGCTGCCGGCCGTGAAGGGGATCACTCGAGTGCGCGGGGTCCTGGGTGACCGCGCGGCTCGGCGCCTCCTGCTGAGCGGAGAGCCCCTCGACGCGTTCGACGCGGAGACGATGGGCATCGTCGACCAGGTGGTCGAGCAGGACGACCTGCTCACGATCGCGATGGCGTACGCGCGGGCGGCAGCGGCGAAACCACCTGCCGTGTTCGCGGCGCTGAAACGGGCCCTTCACTCAGGGACTTCCCGTTGGCCGGTCGAAGAGCAGCTCCGCGTCACGGTTGCCGACGCGCGCACGGTCTTCAACGACCCTGCCGCCCGAGCTGCCCGCGAGGGATATCATGGTTGA